In Pleuronectes platessa chromosome 4, fPlePla1.1, whole genome shotgun sequence, the following proteins share a genomic window:
- the ankrd13a gene encoding ankyrin repeat domain-containing protein 13A isoform X1, protein MSTANVSDDIRGKFPLHSAVWENDYRRLEEQVTIAENAIEAADPRGRTPLHLAVSLGHMESVRVLLRHGAEVTKENANNWTVLQEAVSTGDPEMVQLVLQRRDYLKASTALGGVPELLAKIRESPDFYMEMKWEFNSWIPLLSRVCPSDVCRIWKSGASLRVDATLLGFENMTWIRGRRSYIFRGDDSHAELMEVNHDDEVVDTERFNIFQEIEDVTLESMQPAEQEVAKRLTTPVVNTFLDTKDIAFERNKSGIWGWRTDRTELVDGFESKVFSVNNVNVVIRTRTEHLTDEEKARIKSERNVLESLLGTVEQHISAQGDLTLEYATATNPTAITPEEYFDPDFDLGNRDIGRPIELSIRTQKFKGTLWMSEDHPLSLVEQVTPIIDLMARTSSHFARLRDFVTLKFPPGFPVKIEIPLFHVLNAKITFGNVNACSTAEEASTSPASTTPATTPTSSGEEEEAAALPLFKVCPSVFVVPVGYLRRGGTRHTPVSSNDEELLQYAIHQSLLESRRVPGQEGISEDTDGEFTDAIPRSQSDRSIPEGVLVEFGDTSSATSSVSVSASSPDSDLRLAMELSARAQEEEERARKQEEEELEQILQLSLTEK, encoded by the exons ATGTCCACGGCTAACGTTAGCGATGACATCCGTGGGAAGTTCCCCCTGCACTCCGCGGTGTGGGAGAACGACTACAGGCGGCTGGAGGAACAAGTAACGATAGCGGAG AATGCCATCGAGGCGGCGGATCCCAGAGGTCGAACCCCTCTGCACTTGGCTGTGTCACTCGGGCACATGGAGTCTGTGAGAGTCCTTCTGAGACACGGTGCTGAAGTGACAAAAGAAAATGCCAACAACTGGACAG tgctgcaggaggcggTCAGCACCGGAGATCCAGAGATGGTTCAGTTAGTGCTTCAACGCAGAGACTACCTCAAAGCCTCCACTGCGCTGGGAGGAGTGCCTGAGCTGCTGGCAAAAATCCGAGAG tcgccagACTTCTACATGGAAATGAAATGGGAATTCAACAGTTGGA TCCCTCTTCTGTCCCGGGTTTGTCCAAGTGACGTTTGTCGCATTTGGAAAAGTGGCGCCAGCCTACGAGTGGACGCCACTCTTCTAGGCTTTGAAAACATGACCTGGATCAGAGGGCGCAGAAGCTACATCTTCAGAGGGGACG ATTCGCACGCCGAGCTGATGGAGGTGAATCACGACGATGAAGTGGTGGACACAGAGCGCTTCAACATCTTCCAAGAAATTGAGGATGTCACACTGGAGTCAATGCAACCAGCTGAGCAGGAAGTTGCCAAAAGGTTGACGACCCCCGTTGTCAACACCTTCCTGGACACCAAGGATATCGCTTTTGAGAG gaacAAGTCTGGGATATGGGGCTGGAGAACTGACAGAACAGAATTGGTCGATGGATTTGAATCAAAG GTTTTCAGTGTGAACAATGTAAATGTGGTAATCAGGACGAGGACAGAGCATCTCACAGACGAGGAGAAGGCCAGAATAAAAA GTGAGAGGAACGTCCTGGAGTCTCTGCTGGGGACTGTGGAGCAGCACATAAGTGCACAAGGG GATCTAACTCTTGAGTATGCAACTGCCACCAATCCCACTGCCATCACTCCAGAGGAATATTTTGATCCCGACTTTGACCTCGGGAACAGGGACATCGGCCGACCCATTGAGCTCAGCATTAGAACCCAGAA ATTCAAAGGTACATTGTGGATGAGTGAGGATCATCCCCTGTCCCTGGTGGAGCAGGTGACCCCCATCATTGACCTCATGGCCCGGACGAGTTCCCATTTCGCACGGTTAAGGGACTTTGTAACTTTAAAGTTTCCTCCTGGATTCCCTGTTAAAATAG AGATTCCACTGTTTCATGTGCTGAATGCCAAGATTACATTTGGTAATGTAAATGCATGCAGTACTGCAGAGGAGGCAAGCACATCTCCGGCGAGCACAACGCCAGCAACCACACCAACATCTTcaggggaagaggaagaagctgcAG CACTCCCTCTGTTTAAGGTGTGCCCCTCAGTGTTTGTGGTGCCGGTCGGTTACCTCCGCCGAGGAGGCACACGCCACACACCCGTGTCAAGCAATGACGAGGAGCTCTTGCAGTATGCCATCCATCAGAGTCTCCTGGAGTCTCGCAGAGTCCCGGGCCAG GAGGGGATCAGTGAGGATACAGACGGGGAATTCACTGACGCAATCCCCAGAAGCCAGAGTGACAG GAGTATCCCAGAGGGGGTGCTAGTGGAATTTGGAGACACCTCCAGTGCTACCAGctccgtctccgtctctgcCTCCAGCCCTGACTCAGACCTCCGCCTGGCCATGGAGCTCTCCGCCCGagctcaggaggaagaggagagggcgaggaagcaagaagaagaggagctggagcagataCTGCAGCTGTCGCTCACTGAGAAGTGA
- the ankrd13a gene encoding ankyrin repeat domain-containing protein 13A isoform X2, producing the protein MESVRVLLRHGAEVTKENANNWTVLQEAVSTGDPEMVQLVLQRRDYLKASTALGGVPELLAKIRESPDFYMEMKWEFNSWIPLLSRVCPSDVCRIWKSGASLRVDATLLGFENMTWIRGRRSYIFRGDDSHAELMEVNHDDEVVDTERFNIFQEIEDVTLESMQPAEQEVAKRLTTPVVNTFLDTKDIAFERNKSGIWGWRTDRTELVDGFESKVFSVNNVNVVIRTRTEHLTDEEKARIKSERNVLESLLGTVEQHISAQGDLTLEYATATNPTAITPEEYFDPDFDLGNRDIGRPIELSIRTQKFKGTLWMSEDHPLSLVEQVTPIIDLMARTSSHFARLRDFVTLKFPPGFPVKIEIPLFHVLNAKITFGNVNACSTAEEASTSPASTTPATTPTSSGEEEEAAALPLFKVCPSVFVVPVGYLRRGGTRHTPVSSNDEELLQYAIHQSLLESRRVPGQEGISEDTDGEFTDAIPRSQSDRSIPEGVLVEFGDTSSATSSVSVSASSPDSDLRLAMELSARAQEEEERARKQEEEELEQILQLSLTEK; encoded by the exons ATGGAGTCTGTGAGAGTCCTTCTGAGACACGGTGCTGAAGTGACAAAAGAAAATGCCAACAACTGGACAG tgctgcaggaggcggTCAGCACCGGAGATCCAGAGATGGTTCAGTTAGTGCTTCAACGCAGAGACTACCTCAAAGCCTCCACTGCGCTGGGAGGAGTGCCTGAGCTGCTGGCAAAAATCCGAGAG tcgccagACTTCTACATGGAAATGAAATGGGAATTCAACAGTTGGA TCCCTCTTCTGTCCCGGGTTTGTCCAAGTGACGTTTGTCGCATTTGGAAAAGTGGCGCCAGCCTACGAGTGGACGCCACTCTTCTAGGCTTTGAAAACATGACCTGGATCAGAGGGCGCAGAAGCTACATCTTCAGAGGGGACG ATTCGCACGCCGAGCTGATGGAGGTGAATCACGACGATGAAGTGGTGGACACAGAGCGCTTCAACATCTTCCAAGAAATTGAGGATGTCACACTGGAGTCAATGCAACCAGCTGAGCAGGAAGTTGCCAAAAGGTTGACGACCCCCGTTGTCAACACCTTCCTGGACACCAAGGATATCGCTTTTGAGAG gaacAAGTCTGGGATATGGGGCTGGAGAACTGACAGAACAGAATTGGTCGATGGATTTGAATCAAAG GTTTTCAGTGTGAACAATGTAAATGTGGTAATCAGGACGAGGACAGAGCATCTCACAGACGAGGAGAAGGCCAGAATAAAAA GTGAGAGGAACGTCCTGGAGTCTCTGCTGGGGACTGTGGAGCAGCACATAAGTGCACAAGGG GATCTAACTCTTGAGTATGCAACTGCCACCAATCCCACTGCCATCACTCCAGAGGAATATTTTGATCCCGACTTTGACCTCGGGAACAGGGACATCGGCCGACCCATTGAGCTCAGCATTAGAACCCAGAA ATTCAAAGGTACATTGTGGATGAGTGAGGATCATCCCCTGTCCCTGGTGGAGCAGGTGACCCCCATCATTGACCTCATGGCCCGGACGAGTTCCCATTTCGCACGGTTAAGGGACTTTGTAACTTTAAAGTTTCCTCCTGGATTCCCTGTTAAAATAG AGATTCCACTGTTTCATGTGCTGAATGCCAAGATTACATTTGGTAATGTAAATGCATGCAGTACTGCAGAGGAGGCAAGCACATCTCCGGCGAGCACAACGCCAGCAACCACACCAACATCTTcaggggaagaggaagaagctgcAG CACTCCCTCTGTTTAAGGTGTGCCCCTCAGTGTTTGTGGTGCCGGTCGGTTACCTCCGCCGAGGAGGCACACGCCACACACCCGTGTCAAGCAATGACGAGGAGCTCTTGCAGTATGCCATCCATCAGAGTCTCCTGGAGTCTCGCAGAGTCCCGGGCCAG GAGGGGATCAGTGAGGATACAGACGGGGAATTCACTGACGCAATCCCCAGAAGCCAGAGTGACAG GAGTATCCCAGAGGGGGTGCTAGTGGAATTTGGAGACACCTCCAGTGCTACCAGctccgtctccgtctctgcCTCCAGCCCTGACTCAGACCTCCGCCTGGCCATGGAGCTCTCCGCCCGagctcaggaggaagaggagagggcgaggaagcaagaagaagaggagctggagcagataCTGCAGCTGTCGCTCACTGAGAAGTGA